A genome region from Vulpes lagopus strain Blue_001 chromosome 7, ASM1834538v1, whole genome shotgun sequence includes the following:
- the LOC121495046 gene encoding zinc finger protein 737-like: MRTHSGEKPFKCDQCGKAYSSSSYLTRHKRIHTGEKPYECRDCGKTFRDSSLLKQHEGTHSKNKPYKCNQCSKTFSRNSRLTTHKVTHTREKPYVCDDCGKTFSILSYLTRHKRIHSREESTECSHCGKALSSLSSLKAHLRIHTGEKPYTCDQCGRTFRMSCNLNVHKKMHAGKKPCMCNDCGKAFRDSSCLKEHMRIHTGEKPFECNQCGKAFRLKSLLNLHKKIHTRSKPYQCKECGKPFSGLLSYRRHMKKHTREKKPFKCSDCGKAFARHVSLTIHIRTHTGEKPYECDQCGKTFSVRCNLTVHKRVHTGEKPYQCNVCGRAFSKLLTLRRHRESTHGGQKS; the protein is encoded by the coding sequence ATGAGAACCCACAGTGGAGAAAAACCTTTCAAATGTGACCAATGTGGGAAAGCCTACAGTTCAAGTTCTTACCTTACACGGCACAAAAGAATTCACACTGGGGAGAAGCCCTATGAATGCCGTGATTGTGGAAAAACCTTCAGAGATAGTTCACTTCTCAAACAACATGAAGGAACCCATTCAAAGAACAAACCCTACAAATGTAATCAGTGCAGCAAGACCTTCAGTAGAAACTCTAGGCTTACCACGCATAAGGTAACACATACCAGAGAGAAGCCCTATGTCTGCGATGATTGTGGGAAAACCTTCAGTATTCTTTCATACCTTACAAGACATAAGAGAATTCACTCGAGAGAGGAGTCCACTgagtgtagccactgtggaaaagcaTTAAGTAGTCTGTCATCCCTGAAGGCACACCTGCGGATACATACTGGCGAGAAACCTTACACATGTGATCAGTGTGGGAGGACTTTTAGAATGAGCTGTAATCTTAATGTGCACAAGAAAATGCATGCTGGAAAGAAACCATGTATGTGCAATgactgtgggaaagccttcagggatAGCTCATGCCTTAAAGAACACAtgagaattcacactggagagaaaccctttGAATGTAAccagtgtgggaaagcctttagaTTGAAATCTTTACTCAATTTGCACAAGAAAATTCACACGAGATCGAAACCATATCAGTGTAAGGAATGTGGAAAACCCTTCAGTGGTCTCTTATCTTATAGGAGACATATGAAAAAGCACACCAGGGAAAAGAAACCCTTCAAATGTAGTGATTGTGGAAAAGCTTTTGCGAGGCATGTATCCCTTACAATACACATAAgaactcacactggagagaaaccctatgagtgTGATCAATGTGGGAAAACCTTCAGTGTAAGGTGTAATCTTACTGTGCACAAGAGAGTCCATACTGGTGAAAAGCCCTATCAATGCAATGTCTGTGGGCGTGCTTTCAGTAAGCTATTAACCCTTCGGCGGCATCGTGAGAGCACTCATGGGGGACAAAAGTCTTAG